A window of Ipomoea triloba cultivar NCNSP0323 chromosome 2, ASM357664v1 contains these coding sequences:
- the LOC116011109 gene encoding salt tolerance receptor-like cytoplasmic kinase 1 has translation MAFGCLGLKSWKRKPVKNTKESAGPRRLTRKEIQKLTMDFSRSRVMAFGGFSTVYLGKFPDSSLGAIKIIDTSTKRLHNMYKQELEILQRIRHDNIVKILGYSDEGYESVEEGVLVFEYVPNGTLQEKLHGKGSVLPWKNRMGIAFQLAQALEYLHEKCDPQIVHGDLKGSNILLDSELNCKLCDYGSAKVGFSSTVQPPNRTRMTMFGSPGYTDPHYLRTGIATKKSDVYSFGVILLELITGLEAVSSDGNVRLISKVGPMLKDESKVAEMVDRRLAGEYEVDEAKAVASIAALCLGDSPSLRPTASDILGIMRSRVPSISFLFSNEKC, from the coding sequence ATGGCGTTTGGTTGCTTAGGGCTAAAGTCTTGGAAGAGGAAACCAGTTAAGAACACGAAAGAATCAGCAGGGCCGAGGAGGCTAACGAGGAAAGAAATCCAAAAACTCACAATGGATTTCTCCCGGTCCCGAGTAATGGCGTTTGGAGGGTTCAGCACAGTGTATCTGGGCAAATTCCCAGATTCTAGCCTGGGAGCGATCAAAATCATTGACACAAGCACCAAGCGGCTACACAATATGTATAAACAAGAACTCGAAATCCTGCAGAGGATCCGACACGACAACATAGTGAAAATACTAGGTTACTCCGATGAGGGATATGAAAGTGTAGAAGAAGGTGTTCTCGTTTTCGAGTATGTCCCGAATGGAACGCTTCAGGAGAAGCTTCACGGGAAAGGCTCTGTTTTGCCATGGAAAAACAGGATGGGAATAGCGTTCCAGCTAGCCCAAGCCCTGGAATATCTCCACGAGAAATGCGATCCCCAAATAGTCCATGGCGACCTTAAAGGCTCGAATATTTTGTTGGATTCGGAGCTGAACTGTAAGCTCTGCGATTACGGGTCGGCCAAGGTGGGATTCTCGTCCACGGTTCAGCCGCCGAACCGGACGAGGATGACGATGTTTGGTTCTCCGGGCTACACCGACCCGCACTACTTGAGGACCGGAATTGCAACTAAAAAGAGCGATGTTTATAGCTTCGGAGTCATTCTTCTCGAGCTAATTACGGGTTTGGAAGCCGTTTCTTCGGACGGTAACGTGAGACTGATATCCAAAGTTGGTCCGATGTTGAAGGATGAATCTAAGGTTGCCGAAATGGTGGACCGGCGCCTAGCCGGGGAGTACGAGGTGGATGAAGCTAAGGCTGTGGCTTCCATTGCGGCTCTTTGCCTTGGGGATTCTCCAAGCTTAAGGCCAACTGCATCGGATATCTTGGGAATTATGAGAAGCAGAGTTCCCTCAATTAGCTTTCTATTCTCAAACGAGAAGTGTTAA